ATCGTTAGTGATTAGCGCGGGGTTTACTGTGTATTCATCAGCAAACAAAAAGTAAAAACACGATATCCGTGAATACATTTACTAGGGCGTGTTGATCTTTGCTGTACATTTTGTGTTCAACAATACATCGGTAGCCACATTAACATGAATGCCAGCGATAACATGCTGGCATAATTCCTTTCTAGCTTGTCATATCTACTTGAAATAGCTCGATAATGCTTAATTCTCCCAAAGGCATTTTCGACCAAGTGACGATACTTGTATAGACACCAATCCATACTGTCTTTGTCTATATCTTGTCCGTAATTGCGTTTAGCAATTACCGTTTCTCCGCCACGTTCCTTAACAAAAGTACGGAAAGGTTCGCTGTCATATCCTTTATCACAAACGATAGTATTAACTTCATCGAGTTGTTCAACTAAGCTTTCGGCATGCACTATATCGTGGCGTTGTCCTTCTGATAAATCAAAGCAAATCGGCAGACCACCACTATCTACGGCTAAGTGAATTTTGGTTGAGTTGCCCCCGCGACTTTTTCCTATTTGCTCTGAGCTTTCAGTAGCTGCACCTGTACTATGCTGATGCGCTCGAACTATAGAGCCATCAAGAAAGACCCATTCAAAATCAGCCATGCTAGATAAGCTTTTGAAAAGTTTATCTAAAATCCCTTTCTTTGACCAAAGATTAAATCGTCTGTAAACGGTACTCCACTCTCCGAACTCAGAGGGTAGATCTCGCCAAGGAATACCTGTTCTCATTCGATAAAGTATTCCTTCAAATGTCATTCGATGTTCAGTTTTATCGTAAATACGACCTGTACTTTTCATAACTTGGAGTAGCAGTTCCCAGCGAATATCAGTTAGCATTGTTCTTGGCATGGTATTGGTTATGGTTTTACTTTTGGCGAAGCAAATTATAACTCTTTACCATGCTGTTCAAAAAACACTCACGAAAGATCAACACGCCCTAATAGCATGAATATCAGTAAGTAAAGCACCAGATTAACTTTCTCGCTTGAAAAAATGCCCACTTGTCAGCTAAACACCGTCAAATTTGTGTACTCGAATTAATTGAATTTTGCTTCTAAGCTTATGGGATATTTAGGGGGCTTACTGAAGGTTTCATCATGGACATCGAAACATGAAGAGTGAGCACAATGCCATCAAAAAGAGTATCACCTGAGCCAATAACTCGTTCTGTGATTTTGTTATGCAACACCGCGTGCCTGCACCATAGTCAGTGGGTTGGAGAACTGCGTCTCCATAACTGGGAAGCTCAAGTTGCAGAAACGACCGAACAGGCCATTCACTTACTCGAGACACGCAGCGAAAGCTACGCACCAATTGTGGTTTCTTGTCTAACATCATCCTCAATCGACAAACAATGTGAGCAAATATCAGCGTTAAAGGTTCACTCTCCAAGTTTAAAAGCAATCGCTATTTGCAACCAACCACCAAGCCGCAACTTATCACTCATTAAGCAAACCTTTTGGGATTATTACCACCTGCCTATTGATACAGAATGGCTTTGTCGAAATTTAGGGCATGCGTATGGCATGGTAGACATCAAGCAAACTAGACCTAAACCTGTCTCGTGCCATGAATGTCAATTGGTGGGGCAATCCAGAACCATCCAGCAACTTAAAAAGAAGATAGCCAAGATCGCTAACAACGATTTTCCAGTGCTGATTCAAGGGGAAACCGGAACAGGAAAAAGCCTATGTGCGCGTTTAATACATGAGGCCTCAGCCCGCAGTCAAAAACCTTTCATCGCTGTAAATTGTGGCGCAATTCCACAATCCCTGATTCACTCAGAGTTATTTGGCTTTGAAAAAGGCTCGTTCACGGGTGCAAACAAACGCTACGTCGGACACGTGGAAAGAGCGAATGGTGGCACACTATTTTTGGATGAGATCGGCGACCTTGAACTTTCGCTGCAAACTTACCTGCTCCACTTTCTTGAAAATAGTTCGATAGAACGACTCGGTAGTAATAACCAATTGCCCGTAGATTGCCGTGTAATTTTCGCCACCAACGTCAATATCGAACAAGCCGTTGCTGCGGGTAAATTTCGAAAGGATCTATTTCATCGCATCAATGTACTTCCATTAGACCTAGTACCACTCAATGATCACAAAGAAGACATTGAAGATTTGGTTCGATTTGAACTGAAGCACAATTACGCATCCAAAACCAAACTGCCTAGTGACACCCTTGAGCAAATGAAACAGTACCATTGGCCGGGCAATGTCAGAGAATTATTTAACTGCATAAAAAGAGCGATTGTTCTTTCTAACTCAAGCGCCCTCTCTACTCGTCATATGGGGATTCAATTAAAAGACGCGTCGCCCGATACTGAGAGTGACACTCGACTTTCTTCAAAAAATGTTCGTCGAGTGATTCAGCAACACCACTACAATATTTCCCAATCTGCTAAAGCGTTGTGTATTTCCCGAACGACCTTATACAAGCTGATCAAGAAACATCAGATAGTAATTTAAGTCGCCTAACTAGGGCGTGTTGATCTTTGCTGTACATTTTGTGTTCAACAATACATCGGTAGCCACATTAACATGAATGCCAGCGATAACATGCTGGCATAATTCCTTTCTAGCTTGTCATATCTACTTGAAATAGCTCGATAATGCTTAATTCTCCCAAAGGCATTTTCGACCAAGTGACGATACTTGTATAGACACCAATCCATACTGTCTTTGTCTATATCTTGTCCGTAATTGCGTTTAGCAATTACCGTTTCTCCGCCACGTTCCTTAACAAAAGTACGGAAAGGTTCGCTGTCATATCCTTTATCACAAACGATAGTATTAACTTCATCGAGTTGTTCAACTAAGCTTTCGGCATGCACTATATCGTGGCGTTGTCCTTCTGATAAATCAAAGCAAATCGGCAGACCACCACTATCTACGGCTAAGTGAATTTTGGTTGAGTTGCCCCCGCGACTTTTTCCTATTTGCTCTGAGCTTTCAGTAGCTGCACCTGTACTATGCTGATGCGCTCGAACTATAGAGCCATCAAGAAAGACCCATTCAAAATCAGCCATGCTAGATAAGCTTTTGAAAAGTTTATCTAAAATCCCTTTCTTTGACCAAAGATTAAATCGTCTGTAAACGGTACTCCACTCTCCGAACTCAGAGGGTAGATCTCGCCAAGGAATACCTGTTCTCATTCGATAAAGTATTCCTTCAAATGTCATTCGATGTTCAGTTTTATCGTAAATACGACCTGTACTTTTCATAACTTGGAGTAGCAGTTCCCAGCGAATATCAGTTAGCATTGTTCTTGGCATGGTATTGGTTATGGTTTTACTTTTGGCGAAGCAAATTATAACTCTTTACCATGCTGTTCAAAAAACACTCACGAAAGATCAACACGCCCTAGTTAGCTAACTAAATAACTAATAAAGCAGCCTAACGAACTAGGCTGCTTTAGAGTTTAGTCGTACTCAATTAATGAAAGTACTTATGGCTCAGGTACAGTAAATGGACAAACATCACAGGTTGCAATGTTCGATGTTTCCATAAATGCTTCTTGCAAGAACAGCGAGTCAAACGTTGCTGTCACTTGATTAGATAGCATTCCTGCAGTTCCGGTTGGTAACACATTGGGTGCATAAGTTTTACTTACTTGGGTACACACTTGACCAATCGCATCACCAAAGTTCGGTATCCACTCTCCTTCACCCGTTTTACAAGCAAACAGCTCAGGGTCGGCACTTAATGCACTACACATATTGCCAGCACCACATGTGGTCACATCCTCAAGATCATCACAAGGTAAAGCAAAGTCGAGGTAATAACTGCTGTTGACTACTTCAGTAGGTAAATCAGAACGGCTCAAAGAGTCATCCTTAGAATCCACCAGTGATTCAATGGCCAATGGGATATCACCGGTATTACATATTTCAACATCATAGGTTTTCTTAAGCACAACTTGACCGCCATCAACCTCTAAGAAGCTATTACACACCTTAGAAATTTCAACCATCGGGCTCAAGTCTATTGGTGGACAATTGTAGGCCACTGGCGCTTGAGCATTCACGATAAGCCCATCAAGATCCACCGCACCATCTATTACACCGACGGCACCATTATTTACCGACAAGTAATTACCCATGAATGAGAATGACTCGCCGACACTCCACACTTCATCGCCGTTACCCACGACAGGAAGCGCACCTAAGATTGGTGACTCAGATAAAAAGGCCACTTCGTAATCACCATTGGTACCTAACGAACCAGGGCCAGTATTGGTAACCGTCACGGTGTAATCTATGTTAAACATGCCATCAACCGTAAAGCTGGTTGTGTTACAAGTCGCCGCTATATTGATGCTACATAAACTGAATGAACCAACAACGAAGTCAGCCAAAGATGCATCAATCGAACGAGAAGCTCGTGACTCCACTAAGAAGCTACTGAAACAAGGAATATCCTCAATACCAAACTCATCATTCAACAGAGCTGACAAGTTTAATCGACCTTCCACAAAGCTTTCTGTCGGAATAGAGGTTGTTTCACCCGTTTTAGCTAGATAGTCCCAACCTTGTACATTGGGTAGATCAATTGCCCCGATAGAATCATCATTTGAAATCGCACAGATCTTCTCGACACCGACAGCACCACTGCCACATCTTGCACCAACGAAGTCATTCGATTTAGGGTCACCGTCCGTTTGGAAAATTCTCGTCATGTTGTCGGTGACATCGCCATTATTTAAATCCCACTGCAACACTTCTATATACGGATTACCGCCACTCGCTTGTGGGAATGAAATCAGCACAAGGATGTCTCCATTGACATGTTGCCCAACGAAGTCGCCTTTGGTTTTCCCATCCGGTAACCCTACTTGGTCTTGTAGGAACCAGAAGCCAATGTACATATCACCATTGTTCGCATATCGGTCTGCACCAAAGTAAATTAGCAAATCGCCTTCGCTTTCAAAGGCAGCGGCATACGCATTAGTAAAGTCATCTTTTGGTTGTGGTGACGCGGTACGGAACGCCCAATCTGTAATGTCGGAATCATCTTTTGACCCACCCTTCCAAAAGATTTGGTCGATACCATTACGGTCTTTTTGGAAAAATTCTGCAATCCCAACCGTGCTGTTAGGATCATTTACGTCATCCCAATCGATAGCACTATTATCACTGGTCGCGTTACCATCGAGTTCCATCACATCAACAGTAGCCCACGCCAACTGAGGGCTACTAAACAACAAAAGCACACTAAGTAAATAATTTATAACCTTCATGTTCTCTCTCCATTTATCCATACTTATGCTCTTGGGGTTTTCTGTCATGTCCAAATGGGAGAAAATCCCTTAGCTATTCGTAGGTTCGATAGAGCATATACCAAGCCAAGTTCAACTAATTGATTTGGTTGATGTTTGTATATTGAAGGCTCAACTTTATTGGACGCTTTGTTATCACTTGTCCATAAACCAGAGATTTGACCAAACAATCAAGGACTTGAAAGGATGAACAAAGTGTCTAAGTCGGACATCTTTAGAGCTTTGGATACAAGGTAAGTGATCTTTAAAAGGTGCAATCACGTAGCCATTGCTAGATTATTGAATAACAAGCGATTGAATTGACGGGTGCCGACTTAACGGGTAACTGAAGGTTCAGGTAGTGAAATGATAGGCGAACAGACGATGACACAACTTACGATATTTTACGATGGGACATGTCCATTGTGCGCAAAGGAGATGGCGGCACTTGCCAAGCATGATACCGAGAATAAGATTCAAACCATCGATATCTACAGTGAAGCCTTTTCAGACTACCCTCAGATTGAGGCCTACGCAGCCAACACCATTTTGCATGCATTGGATGAGAATGGAAAACTGCTGCTAGGTTTAGACGTGACCTACCAAGCTTGGCGCTTAGTAGGAAAAGGTTGGCTATACGCCCCTTTACGTTGGGCGATATTCAAGCCAGTGGCAGATTGGTGTTATCTACGATTTGCCAAGAACCGATACAAAGTCTCGTTCTGGTTAACCGGAAAGTCGCGCTGCGATGGTAACAGCTGCACAAAATAGCTGTACTAAATTGCATTGGTATTAAGACATACCACTGGCGACTTTGTAGTAAACAATGCCAAACAGCGCAGCAAAAACTAAAACGGTAACCGCGACTTTTAACCAAATAAACTTCATGTTTTGTCCTTTAAATTCTGTTTACTGTTTCGCGAGCAACGTTACCACAACAAAACATTCGGTTGGGTAATGATTTATAGAACTTTGTAGTCAACCTTAATTCCCAGAGAGAACCTTTATGTCGGCAAAAGAGAGAAACCTTCCTACACATCGAATTTCGAGATTCAGTAAGTTTGCCTCATTGGCGACAAGGGTCGCGGGCAACGTGCTAACGGAAGGCACCAAGCAGCTTGCACAAGGCAACAGACCCAAAGCAAAAGACTTGGTATTAACACCTCAAAACATTGCTCGGCTCACCGATCAACTGGCACATTTACGCGGGGCTGCGATGAAACTGGGGCAGATGCTATCAATGGATGCGGGCGATGTTCTAGAGCCAGAATTAGCCGACATTCTTTCCCGCCTACGCTCAGACGCCGACCCACTACCGACAAAGCAGCTCAACCGAGTATTAGAAAGCTCACTCGGCATCAACTGGAAAGCCGAATTCCTTTCCTTCAACTTTAAACCTATTGCCAGTGCGTCCATAGGACAAGTTCACCAAGCCTATAGCGATGCGGGGGACAAACTCGCCGTCAAAGTCCAATACCCAGGCATTCGAAAAAGCATCGACAGCGATGTGGATAACGTAGGCACACTGCTCAATATTGTTGGCTTGATACCAAAGTCGGTTGACTACAAAGGCTTATTAGAAGAGGCAAAGAAACAACTCCATGATGAAGCGGATTATGCTCGCGAGGCTGACTACGCAACTCGTTACCATAACGCATTAAAAGCGCACTCTCACTTCGTCGTGCCTAAGATTCACCCTCAAATGTCTTCAGAATCAGTGCTCGCGATGGACTTCATTGAAGGTGTCTCGATAGAGCAAATAGAAGGTTACGATCAAGGTACTCGTGATTTTGTCATGCACAGCTTGCTCGAACTCATGTTCAGGGAATTATTCGATTTTAAGATGGTGCAGACCGACCCCAACTTCGCCAACTACCTTTACGTTGAAAACACGCGCCAGATTGGGCTGTTAGATTTTGGGGCAACCCGAGAGTACAGCGACCGCTTCAGTGATGGCTATCGTTTGGCCTTTAC
Above is a window of Vibrio atlanticus DNA encoding:
- a CDS encoding sigma-54 interaction domain-containing protein, whose translation is MPSKRVSPEPITRSVILLCNTACLHHSQWVGELRLHNWEAQVAETTEQAIHLLETRSESYAPIVVSCLTSSSIDKQCEQISALKVHSPSLKAIAICNQPPSRNLSLIKQTFWDYYHLPIDTEWLCRNLGHAYGMVDIKQTRPKPVSCHECQLVGQSRTIQQLKKKIAKIANNDFPVLIQGETGTGKSLCARLIHEASARSQKPFIAVNCGAIPQSLIHSELFGFEKGSFTGANKRYVGHVERANGGTLFLDEIGDLELSLQTYLLHFLENSSIERLGSNNQLPVDCRVIFATNVNIEQAVAAGKFRKDLFHRINVLPLDLVPLNDHKEDIEDLVRFELKHNYASKTKLPSDTLEQMKQYHWPGNVRELFNCIKRAIVLSNSSALSTRHMGIQLKDASPDTESDTRLSSKNVRRVIQQHHYNISQSAKALCISRTTLYKLIKKHQIVI
- a CDS encoding IS5 family transposase, which produces MPRTMLTDIRWELLLQVMKSTGRIYDKTEHRMTFEGILYRMRTGIPWRDLPSEFGEWSTVYRRFNLWSKKGILDKLFKSLSSMADFEWVFLDGSIVRAHQHSTGAATESSEQIGKSRGGNSTKIHLAVDSGGLPICFDLSEGQRHDIVHAESLVEQLDEVNTIVCDKGYDSEPFRTFVKERGGETVIAKRNYGQDIDKDSMDWCLYKYRHLVENAFGRIKHYRAISSRYDKLERNYASMLSLAFMLMWLPMYC
- a CDS encoding ABC1 kinase family protein, coding for MSAKERNLPTHRISRFSKFASLATRVAGNVLTEGTKQLAQGNRPKAKDLVLTPQNIARLTDQLAHLRGAAMKLGQMLSMDAGDVLEPELADILSRLRSDADPLPTKQLNRVLESSLGINWKAEFLSFNFKPIASASIGQVHQAYSDAGDKLAVKVQYPGIRKSIDSDVDNVGTLLNIVGLIPKSVDYKGLLEEAKKQLHDEADYAREADYATRYHNALKAHSHFVVPKIHPQMSSESVLAMDFIEGVSIEQIEGYDQGTRDFVMHSLLELMFRELFDFKMVQTDPNFANYLYVENTRQIGLLDFGATREYSDRFSDGYRLAFTSVVNQDESGLNQALEQIGFFSETILPEQRQAILNLVTMACEPMLVDEDYDFKVSGLAQRLREAGTILSMEQEYWHTPPADALFLHRKIGGMYLLASRLGARVNISRLVAPYLISDDT
- a CDS encoding thiol-disulfide oxidoreductase DCC family protein → MTQLTIFYDGTCPLCAKEMAALAKHDTENKIQTIDIYSEAFSDYPQIEAYAANTILHALDENGKLLLGLDVTYQAWRLVGKGWLYAPLRWAIFKPVADWCYLRFAKNRYKVSFWLTGKSRCDGNSCTK